A region of Toxorhynchites rutilus septentrionalis strain SRP chromosome 1, ASM2978413v1, whole genome shotgun sequence DNA encodes the following proteins:
- the LOC129763342 gene encoding rhophilin-2 isoform X3 — protein sequence MEIYQSEGLDYVIPMIPLGLKETKEVNFMEPFSDFILEHYSENSTVFEDAIADITDTRQAAKTPSRDAQGVALLFRYYNLLYYVERRFFPPDRSLGVYFEWYDSLTGVPSCQRTVAFEKACILFNLAAIYTQIGAKQDRSSENGLDAAVDNFLRAAGVFRHIYDTFTNAPSMDLKPQVLEVLVALMLAQARECLYEKHLLQLEEKTRSDCNAFHRNLSGEATQLTIEYQEIHRIIQSNEAHTYLPECWAGLVPLKSEYYKALAHYHTAKAIDPELLSFKSSTPTKSAKPKAFGGSQILPQVRDTFIFDETTIEGDIHPAMLKKVHLRESLSSHEEAQRLQRMCRELKNKIALTKVLNYALEKTAEELEILALELDESGFLDEDTDLIDVTLNTTSKFAISLTGPDFTAYKIEDPFRKLGPMAIFSARRHWTAPRCIRLHRGSTDPSTGGGTLDRRRYQAGGFGESTSGGSSTDGSSDDSRGKCQCNKTNYYNDVRSCDVCFKDVCNASEANYRRSDALAKKGGTRVGSVNEIQSCNGNETDCFESFGFHVRGDSPVMISSVEINSLADLGGIKEGDFIVELCGIDVKWYNHQQVLKLIRNCTNSLDLKVITPMDRNYLKPMASTHSKGSISTLSGSSSGVSSGAPSPTGTTTKNSKPRSKLGKNRLSSFTSGSWNPFRRTQSLGKIF from the exons GCTGCCAAAACCCCATCCAGAGATGCACAAGGCGTGGCGCTGTTGTTCCGGTACTACAATCTATTGTATTACGTCGAGAGACGATTTTTTCCGCCCGATCGAAGCCTAGGGGTTTACTTCGAGTGGTATGACTCGCTCACCG GGGTGCCCTCGTGTCAGCGAACGGTCGCGTTCGAGAAAGCCTGCATCCTGTTCAACCTAGCCGCCATTTACACGCAGATCGGCGCCAAGCAGGACCGCTCCTCCGAGAACGGCCTGGACGCCGCGGTGGACAACTTTCTGCGGGCGGCCGGCGTCTTCCGGCACATTTACGACACCTTCACAAACGCACCGTCGATGGATTTAAAACCACAA gtCCTGGAAGTGCTCGTAGCACTAATGTTGGCTCAGGCTCGCGAGTGCCTTTAtgagaaacatttactgcagcTTGAGGAGAAAACTCGGTCTGATTGTAATGCG TTCCACCGCAACCTCTCCGGCGAGGCTACCCAGCTGACGATCGAGTATCAGGAGATCCATCGGATAATACAGAGTAACGAAGCACACACGTATCTGCCCGAATGCTGGGCTGGGCTGGTCCCGCTCAAGTCGGAGTACTACAAAG CCCTGGCCCACTACCACACGGCCAAAGCGATCGATCCCGAGCTGCTGAGCTTCAAATCGAGCACCCCTACCAAATCCGCAAAGCCGAAGGCGTTCGGTGGCAGTCAGATACTGCCCCAGGTCCGGGACACATTCATCTTCGACGAGACCACCATCGAGGGGGACATTCATCCGGCAATGCTGAAGAAGGTACACCTGCGCGAGTCCCTTTCTAGTCACGAGGAAGCCCAACGGTTGCAGCGGATGTGCCGCGAGTTGAAGAACAAGATTGCCCTCACCAAGGTGCTCAACTATGCGCTGGAGAAAACAGCCGAAGAGCTCGAGATACTGGCCCTGGAGCTGGATGAGTCGGGATTTCTCGATGAGGACACCGATCTTATCGACGTGACGCTTAACACCACCTCCAAATTCGCCATCTCGCTGACGGGACCAGACTTCACCGCGTACAAGATCGAGGACCCGTTCCGGAAGCTGGGACCGATGGCAATTTTCTCCGCACGGCGTCACTGGACGGCTCCTCGGTGCATACGGCTACACAGGGGTAGCACGGACCCGTCAACCGGCGGAGGTACGTTGGATCGACGTCGATACCAGGCCGGGGGATTCGGTGAGAGTACCAGCGGAGGAAGCAGCACCGATGGGAGTAGCGACGATAGCCGCGGAAAATGCCAGTGCAATAAGACCAACTACTACAACGACGTCCGCTCGTGTGACGTTTGCTTCAAGGATGTGTGCAACGCATCGGAGGCGAACTATAGGCGCAGTGATGCCCTGGCCAAGAAGGGAGGGACGCGCGTTGGGTCCGTCAATGAGATCCAATCGTGCAACGGAAACGAAACCGACTGCTTCGAGAGTTTCGGCTTTCACGTGAGGGGTGACTCACCGGTCATGATTTCGAGCGTGGAGATCAACTCGCTGGCCGAT CTTGGTGGCATCAAAGAGGGCGATTTTATCGTTGAGCTTTGCGGAATCGACGTCAAATGGTACAACCATCAGCAGGTGCTCAAACTGATCCGAAACTGCACCAACAGTTTGGACCTGAAGGTCATCACACCGATGGACCGAAATTATTTGAAG CCAATGGCCTCCACCCATTCCAAAGGTTCGATTTCAACGCTCTCCGGCAGCTCGTCGGGGGTTTCCTCCGGAGCACCCAGCCCAACGGGAACCACCACCAAAAACAGCAAACCCCGCTCGAAACTGGGCAAGAACCGTCTCAGCAGTTTCACCTCCGGCAGCTGGAATCCGTTCCGTCGGACGCAGAGTTTGGGAAAAATCTTCTAA